A genomic window from Candidatus Dependentiae bacterium includes:
- a CDS encoding NUDIX hydrolase: MIPRRFIQFILFIGALGILQGSASAAQVAPKAPALKDSNFQGAGVLPTYDFKGETYVILARENGGNDQGTWDSFGGSKDQGEDHPQTTATREFDEETKGLLEDFIDLDDKSTEIIVRTRHGGSSFVLYIAPLSSKFCMKTFGHKFHNKKTFGKYNEKDCLAAVKLSDFKKTISTAQRDQKTHQFEHIAMTARVYNPSNSGFFQNQTITLRPPLVWSLQPYFQGKTGIQGKDTRASFY; this comes from the coding sequence ATGATACCTAGAAGATTCATACAATTTATCCTTTTTATTGGCGCATTAGGTATTTTACAGGGCTCTGCTTCTGCTGCCCAGGTTGCACCAAAAGCACCTGCACTCAAAGATAGTAACTTTCAAGGAGCTGGGGTACTACCTACCTACGATTTCAAGGGAGAAACCTACGTCATTCTTGCCCGTGAAAACGGCGGCAACGACCAAGGCACCTGGGATTCCTTTGGTGGCAGTAAAGATCAAGGCGAAGACCACCCCCAAACAACAGCCACTCGCGAATTCGATGAAGAAACCAAAGGTCTTTTGGAAGATTTTATTGATTTGGACGATAAATCGACGGAAATTATTGTCAGGACACGGCACGGAGGCTCATCATTTGTGCTCTACATCGCTCCACTCTCATCAAAATTTTGTATGAAAACGTTCGGCCACAAGTTCCATAACAAAAAAACTTTCGGTAAATACAACGAAAAAGATTGTCTGGCCGCAGTAAAACTGAGCGACTTCAAAAAAACCATCTCTACCGCTCAAAGGGACCAAAAAACTCACCAATTTGAGCATATTGCCATGACTGCAAGGGTCTACAACCCAAGCAATAGTGGTTTCTTTCAAAATCAAACCATAACCCTACGTCCCCCTTTAGTCTGGTCGCTCCAGCCTTATTTTCAAGGTAAAACGGGCATTCAAGGGAAAGACACTAGAGCATCATTCTACTAA